A window of the Gemmatimonadota bacterium genome harbors these coding sequences:
- a CDS encoding sulfatase-like hydrolase/transferase produces the protein MVAFFRGPRFSRNDIERRDVLHTFLRTILFTKPVRFSPPRMHLHFIPGLSPAGGERPRAYPYRNMLLPIGKHGCILPFRRHHCRPSRLPVFRRSARPYPAAVHRSARRSHMPGGRPNVLFIMTDQMRADCMSGVGHSVVRTPHLDQLASEGVLFRRAYVQSAVCGPSRMCFYTGRYPHANRSPWNEVPLPADEKTMGHFFGEAGYRAALCGKTHYTPDPFGDPGAQPEQGFRRAALAGLETWELNESRGEGWLAYLRSKGYAEDVIADPFAVEMPADADREGPLFRDHSAYPTRFRREDSDTAFMTDRAMAFMDDAGDSPWFLHLSYFKPHLPIVAPYPYNEMYDPADSPAPNRSPEELERPHPFHVPFRIERGGVAYDDEEVWRQRRATYYGLITEIDDHLGRLFGFMKDRGLWEDTLIVFTSDHGEYVGDHWMFEKELFYDEAYNVPFIVRDPRSCADATRGTMMDAFVESLDVLPTCLEVCGLGGPGGPDGTDGPGGAGGAGGPSAPGMPPALQGRSLVPLLRGESPADWRGEVFADWDFRFYWTPKKLGIPPEKCRGWMVRDDRFKYWHFNGMPDVLFDLERDPGELHNVAEDPRYADAVRDLRVKLLDWRMSNEDVSRVAWTYARRPGFGRDPFTA, from the coding sequence ATGGTTGCGTTTTTTCGAGGCCCCCGGTTCTCACGCAACGACATAGAACGGCGAGACGTACTGCATACATTCCTCCGGACCATCCTATTCACAAAACCTGTCCGATTTTCCCCTCCGCGGATGCACTTGCACTTTATCCCCGGTCTCTCCCCGGCAGGCGGAGAGCGCCCGCGCGCGTATCCATATAGGAATATGCTTTTGCCTATCGGGAAACACGGCTGCATATTACCGTTCAGGCGGCACCATTGCCGCCCGTCGCGCCTACCGGTCTTTCGCCGCAGCGCGCGGCCGTACCCCGCAGCCGTACATCGCAGCGCGCGGAGATCCCACATGCCCGGTGGTCGACCGAACGTACTCTTCATCATGACCGACCAGATGCGGGCGGACTGCATGTCCGGCGTCGGCCACTCCGTGGTCCGGACGCCCCATCTCGACCAACTCGCCTCCGAAGGCGTCCTCTTCCGGCGGGCCTACGTGCAATCGGCGGTCTGCGGTCCCAGCCGCATGTGCTTCTACACGGGCCGGTATCCCCACGCCAACCGGTCTCCCTGGAACGAAGTGCCCCTGCCCGCGGACGAGAAGACCATGGGCCACTTCTTCGGCGAGGCGGGTTACCGTGCGGCCCTTTGCGGCAAGACGCACTACACCCCCGATCCCTTCGGCGATCCCGGGGCGCAACCTGAACAGGGGTTCCGCCGCGCGGCCCTGGCCGGCCTGGAAACCTGGGAGCTGAACGAATCCAGGGGGGAGGGCTGGCTGGCCTATCTCAGGAGCAAGGGGTACGCCGAAGATGTCATTGCCGATCCTTTCGCGGTGGAAATGCCCGCGGATGCCGACCGGGAAGGACCCCTTTTCCGGGATCATTCCGCCTACCCCACGCGTTTCAGGCGTGAGGACAGCGATACCGCCTTCATGACGGACCGGGCCATGGCCTTCATGGACGACGCCGGGGATTCGCCCTGGTTTCTGCACCTCTCCTACTTCAAGCCCCATCTTCCCATCGTAGCGCCCTATCCTTACAACGAGATGTACGATCCCGCAGACTCCCCCGCTCCGAACCGGTCTCCGGAGGAACTGGAGCGACCCCATCCCTTCCACGTCCCCTTCCGGATCGAACGGGGCGGCGTGGCATACGACGACGAGGAAGTGTGGCGGCAGCGAAGGGCGACTTACTACGGGTTGATCACGGAAATCGACGACCACCTGGGCAGGCTGTTCGGTTTCATGAAGGACCGGGGTCTCTGGGAGGACACGCTGATCGTCTTCACGTCCGATCACGGCGAATACGTGGGCGACCACTGGATGTTCGAGAAGGAACTCTTCTACGACGAGGCGTACAACGTGCCCTTCATCGTCCGCGATCCCCGGTCCTGTGCGGACGCCACGCGCGGGACGATGATGGACGCGTTCGTCGAGTCCCTGGACGTCCTGCCGACCTGCCTGGAGGTGTGTGGACTTGGCGGACCCGGAGGACCGGATGGAACGGACGGACCCGGCGGTGCCGGCGGTGCCGGCGGACCCAGCGCACCGGGCATGCCGCCTGCCCTGCAGGGTCGTTCTCTCGTTCCCCTCCTGCGGGGCGAAAGCCCGGCCGACTGGCGCGGAGAGGTCTTCGCGGACTGGGACTTCCGGTTCTACTGGACGCCAAAAAAGCTTGGCATCCCGCCGGAGAAATGCCGGGGATGGATGGTGCGGGACGACCGGTTCAAGTACTGGCACTTCAACGGCATGCCGGACGTGCTCTTCGACCTGGAACGGGATCCCGGCGAACTTCATAACGTGGCCGAAGATCCGCGCTATGCCGACGCGGTCCGGGACCTGCGCGTGAAACTGCTGGACTGGCGCATGTCCAACGAGGACGTGAGCCGGGTAGCGTGGACCTATGCGCGCCGCCCCGGGTTCGGTCGCGATCCCTTCACGGCGTAA
- a CDS encoding proline dehydrogenase, whose protein sequence is MSRLFFLARRFVAGESLEAAVDVVRSLNGDGLDVTLNMLGEATREREEADEAVRQYLIMLDLIRDGALQANISVKLTHLGLDIDEAYCLDNLGRILEAAKERDIFVRLDMEGSPYTQQTLDIFYNLYDLHRNSGVVIQAMLLRSPHDIFVLNKIGARVRLCKGSYREPSDLALQRMPNIRGAFLSMTEQLLRDGHYPAFATHDDYLIEGVIRYAEQLEVARDDFEFQMLYGLRPGYQKEMRARGFRMRVYVPFGTEWMPYFYRRLRERKENVWFVLRNLVRS, encoded by the coding sequence ATGAGCCGGTTGTTCTTCCTCGCCAGGAGATTCGTCGCAGGGGAATCCCTCGAGGCCGCGGTCGACGTCGTCCGGTCGTTGAACGGCGACGGGCTCGACGTGACCCTGAACATGCTCGGCGAAGCGACCCGTGAACGCGAAGAGGCGGACGAGGCCGTCCGCCAGTATCTTATCATGCTGGACTTGATCCGGGACGGCGCGCTCCAGGCCAATATCTCCGTCAAGCTCACCCACCTGGGACTGGATATAGACGAAGCGTACTGCTTGGACAACCTGGGCCGGATCCTGGAAGCCGCGAAGGAACGGGACATCTTCGTACGGCTGGACATGGAAGGCTCGCCCTACACGCAGCAGACCCTGGATATATTCTACAACCTGTACGACCTTCACAGGAACTCCGGCGTGGTGATCCAGGCCATGCTGCTGCGCAGCCCCCACGACATCTTCGTGCTCAACAAGATCGGAGCCCGCGTGCGGCTGTGCAAGGGATCCTACCGGGAACCCTCCGACCTGGCCCTGCAGCGGATGCCCAACATCCGCGGCGCGTTTCTTTCGATGACGGAACAGCTCCTGCGGGACGGCCACTATCCCGCTTTCGCGACGCACGACGATTACCTGATCGAGGGCGTGATACGATACGCCGAGCAACTGGAGGTCGCGCGGGACGACTTCGAGTTCCAGATGCTTTACGGCCTGCGTCCGGGGTACCAGAAGGAAATGCGCGCAAGGGGCTTCCGCATGCGTGTCTACGTGCCCTTCGGAACAGAGTGGATGCCCTATTTCTACCGGAGGCTCAGGGAACGCAAGGAGAACGTATGGTTCGTCCTGCGTAACCTGGTCCGAAGCTGA
- a CDS encoding carbohydrate binding family 9 domain-containing protein, with protein sequence MVGEDPQMAGGHTLFLNRLHRWTITLSALIILGPVESEARQPAPEKRVYNTRHLTSLPPDIDGRGDDPAWNDVEWSGDFTQLDPDDGGEPTQQTAFKILFDDHNLYVLIRAFDTEPDRITNRVTRRDDWDNDWVEIHFDSYHDKRTAFSFTLTASGGRGDEAISNDGNDWDPSWDPVWFGASTIDEEGWLAEMRIPLSQLRFSGEEGQVWGLQVQRRLYRREERSGWQHIHRNSPGWVSLFGELRGLEGIESSHRIEILPYVVGDLNRFQAEAQNPFRDGQRTDGRIGLDGKIGLAGNITMDLAVNPDFGQVEADPSRVNLSAFELFFEERRPLFVEGKNITEFQVGGGGPFRNDQLFYSRRIGRSPQRSPDLSDGQTMEKPRNTPILAAAKITGKTPRGLSIGIVEAVTGEASARIDTKGARSEESVEPLTNYLVARLQQDFNDGGSSLGTMLTATNRNNNRSHFDFLNRAAYTGGIDFRHQWSDRTYWLNASMSFSHIRGEPEAITRVQRNSARYYQRPDADYVALDSTLTALSGHGGSFGIGRSGNSPWNMGISGTWRSPGLELNDVGFLRQADVFMQNSWFGYRSEKPNRIFREYNVFLNQWQGFTFGGDRKFLGGNVNGGGQFNNYWWVWFNVNSEIEGLSTTALRGGPALKSPGNVEFNFDVDTDGRKPVSFGIGGGHNRRRDDAGNSSWVYLSMRYRPSNAMNIRINPFFDTARNELQYVSNETFGDVGQSDRYLLGRVEQKTLGIGIRLNYSITNNMSIQYYGQPFVSAGRYARFKRITDPRADRYADRFELFSDGQLAYDDSDETYHVDEDMDGRTDYSFGDPDFNFRQFRSNLVLRWEYTPGSTLFLVWQQQRSRSGGTGEFDAGQDLNDLFDTYPSNIFLLKFNYWFSL encoded by the coding sequence ATGGTCGGCGAGGACCCACAAATGGCTGGAGGACATACCTTGTTTCTGAACAGACTGCATCGGTGGACGATCACCCTGTCCGCCCTGATCATACTGGGACCCGTGGAATCCGAAGCACGCCAGCCGGCGCCGGAAAAACGGGTGTACAATACCCGGCACCTCACGTCGCTGCCCCCCGACATCGACGGCAGGGGCGATGATCCGGCATGGAACGACGTGGAGTGGTCCGGCGACTTTACCCAGCTGGATCCCGATGACGGCGGGGAGCCTACGCAACAGACGGCCTTCAAGATCCTTTTCGACGATCACAACCTCTACGTGCTGATCCGGGCCTTCGATACCGAACCGGACCGGATTACCAACCGCGTGACCCGGCGGGACGACTGGGACAACGACTGGGTGGAGATCCATTTCGACAGCTACCACGACAAGCGCACGGCGTTTTCCTTCACGCTGACCGCCTCCGGCGGGCGGGGCGACGAGGCCATATCGAACGACGGCAACGACTGGGACCCGAGCTGGGACCCCGTATGGTTCGGGGCGTCCACCATCGACGAAGAGGGATGGCTTGCCGAGATGCGCATACCCCTAAGCCAGTTGCGGTTCTCCGGCGAGGAGGGACAGGTATGGGGCCTGCAGGTACAAAGAAGGCTGTACCGCCGCGAGGAGCGTTCAGGCTGGCAGCACATCCACCGGAATTCGCCGGGCTGGGTCAGCCTGTTCGGTGAACTGCGCGGCCTGGAAGGGATCGAGTCTTCCCACCGGATCGAGATCCTGCCCTACGTCGTGGGCGACCTGAACCGGTTCCAGGCCGAAGCACAGAACCCCTTCCGCGACGGCCAGCGCACCGACGGGCGCATCGGACTGGACGGCAAGATCGGGCTCGCCGGCAACATCACCATGGACCTGGCCGTGAACCCCGACTTCGGCCAGGTCGAGGCGGATCCTTCGCGAGTCAACCTGTCGGCCTTCGAGCTGTTCTTCGAAGAGCGGCGGCCCCTCTTCGTCGAAGGGAAGAACATCACTGAGTTCCAGGTAGGCGGCGGCGGTCCGTTCCGGAACGATCAGTTGTTCTACTCACGGCGCATCGGCCGGTCTCCCCAGCGGAGCCCGGACCTTTCCGACGGCCAGACCATGGAGAAGCCCCGGAATACGCCCATACTCGCCGCCGCGAAGATTACCGGCAAGACGCCCCGCGGCCTGTCCATCGGTATCGTGGAAGCGGTCACCGGGGAAGCTTCCGCCCGGATAGACACGAAGGGCGCGCGGAGCGAAGAATCCGTGGAACCGCTGACCAATTACCTGGTCGCGCGCCTGCAGCAGGACTTCAACGACGGGGGCTCGTCGCTAGGCACGATGCTCACGGCGACCAACCGGAACAACAACAGATCCCACTTCGATTTCCTCAACCGGGCGGCCTACACGGGCGGGATCGATTTCCGCCACCAATGGAGCGACCGGACCTACTGGCTCAACGCGAGCATGTCGTTCAGCCACATCCGGGGCGAACCGGAGGCGATTACGCGCGTGCAGCGCAACTCCGCGCGGTACTACCAGCGACCCGACGCCGACTACGTGGCCCTCGACTCGACGCTGACCGCCCTAAGCGGCCATGGTGGCAGCTTCGGCATAGGCCGTTCGGGAAACAGCCCGTGGAACATGGGGATCTCCGGGACCTGGCGCTCACCGGGACTCGAACTGAACGACGTGGGATTCCTGCGACAGGCCGACGTTTTCATGCAAAACAGCTGGTTCGGTTACCGGTCGGAAAAACCGAACCGGATCTTCCGCGAGTACAATGTATTCCTGAACCAGTGGCAGGGGTTCACCTTCGGCGGGGACCGGAAGTTCCTGGGCGGCAACGTCAACGGGGGCGGCCAGTTCAACAACTACTGGTGGGTTTGGTTCAACGTGAACTCGGAGATCGAAGGCCTGTCCACCACCGCCCTGCGCGGCGGGCCGGCCCTGAAATCACCGGGCAACGTGGAATTCAATTTCGACGTCGACACCGATGGACGCAAGCCGGTCAGTTTCGGCATCGGCGGTGGGCACAACCGGCGCCGCGATGACGCGGGAAACTCGAGCTGGGTGTACCTGTCCATGCGGTACCGGCCGAGTAACGCCATGAATATCCGCATCAATCCGTTTTTCGACACCGCCCGGAACGAATTGCAGTACGTGTCCAATGAAACGTTCGGCGACGTCGGTCAGTCCGACCGCTACCTGCTGGGTCGCGTAGAACAGAAGACGCTGGGGATCGGTATCCGGCTCAACTACAGTATCACCAACAACATGTCCATCCAGTACTATGGCCAGCCCTTCGTATCGGCCGGCCGCTACGCCCGGTTCAAGCGGATAACCGACCCGCGGGCCGACCGGTACGCAGACCGATTCGAACTGTTTTCGGACGGCCAGCTGGCCTACGACGATTCAGACGAAACTTACCACGTGGATGAGGACATGGACGGCCGGACCGACTATTCATTCGGCGATCCGGACTTCAACTTCCGCCAGTTCCGATCGAACCTGGTGTTGCGGTGGGAGTACACGCCGGGCTCGACGCTGTTCCTCGTGTGGCAGCAGCAGCGCAGCCGCTCGGGCGGCACGGGCGAGTTCGACGCGGGACAGGACCTGAACGACCTGTTCGACACCTATCCCTCGAACATCTTCCTCTTGAAGTTCAACTACTGGTTCTCGCTCTAG
- a CDS encoding TIM barrel protein — MTLEMRIGLGQFNVLTDEKLAYIKQLGADDFLMNTPKLPGEKRWELEDLVDLKKRADNAELRLMALENVPIPFYDKAMLGLPGRDDQIENMKYTIRNMGKAGIPILGYHWMPSAVWRTPDPAVLRGGATATRFDFEAHKDLEPTHGRTYTADEMWDNYHYYMSRILPVAEESNVKLAVHPDDPPIPMLGGVARIFSSFEGFKRAMDTFDSPYHGLDFCMGCWSEMGGHDNVIKAVRHFGGAGRIIYVHFRDVQGNVPCFNECFINEGNVDPYEVMRTLKEVGFTGFMITDHVPRFVDDTDWHHRGRAYAIGYMTAMLEMVNKLRPA, encoded by the coding sequence ATGACCCTGGAAATGCGTATCGGCCTCGGGCAGTTCAACGTCCTCACCGACGAGAAACTGGCCTACATCAAGCAGCTCGGCGCAGACGACTTCCTCATGAACACGCCGAAACTTCCGGGCGAGAAGCGCTGGGAACTGGAGGACCTGGTCGACCTGAAGAAGCGGGCCGACAACGCCGAACTGCGCCTGATGGCCCTGGAGAACGTGCCCATCCCCTTCTACGACAAGGCCATGCTGGGGCTGCCGGGCCGCGACGACCAGATCGAAAACATGAAGTACACGATCCGCAACATGGGCAAGGCCGGCATTCCCATCCTGGGTTACCACTGGATGCCCAGTGCCGTCTGGCGTACGCCCGATCCAGCCGTGCTCCGCGGCGGAGCCACGGCCACGCGGTTCGATTTCGAGGCGCATAAGGACTTGGAGCCCACGCATGGCCGGACGTACACGGCAGACGAGATGTGGGACAACTACCACTATTACATGTCGCGGATCCTGCCGGTCGCCGAGGAAAGCAACGTCAAGCTCGCCGTGCACCCCGACGACCCGCCCATCCCCATGCTGGGCGGCGTAGCGCGGATCTTCAGCAGCTTCGAAGGCTTCAAGCGGGCCATGGACACCTTCGACAGTCCGTACCACGGCCTGGATTTCTGCATGGGATGCTGGTCGGAGATGGGGGGTCACGACAACGTGATCAAGGCCGTGCGGCACTTCGGCGGCGCCGGCAGAATAATCTACGTCCATTTCCGCGACGTGCAGGGGAACGTGCCCTGTTTCAACGAGTGCTTCATCAACGAGGGGAACGTGGATCCCTACGAGGTCATGCGGACCCTTAAGGAGGTCGGGTTCACCGGGTTCATGATCACCGACCACGTGCCCCGTTTCGTGGATGACACCGACTGGCATCACCGGGGGCGCGCCTACGCCATCGGTTACATGACGGCCATGCTGGAGATGGTGAACAAGCTGCGGCCCGCCTAG
- a CDS encoding type IIA DNA topoisomerase subunit B, with amino-acid sequence MYIGRLGNGSDPEDGIYVLLKEVIDNAVDEFIMGHGRQIDVSIEDNRVRVRDFGRGIPLGKVVECTSIINTGAKYNDEVFQFSVGLNGVGAKAVNALSVDFRVVAYRDGRYAEAVYERGQLLGQNEGAADEPDGTYVEFLPDEEIFGEYAFQPDYVERRMWNYACLNSGLRLVFNKKRFVSKYGLLDFLKAEVGENVLYEPSYHKSQYIEFSFTHTTNYGETLFSFVNGQYTADGGSHQSAFREGILKGVNEYFKKNYGGVDVRESIAGAIAIKLKEPIFESQTKNKLGNTDIRGWLVSEIRSAVVDFLHKNQESAQKIQEKITQNERLRKELNAVKKEAREAARRIAIKIPNFKDCKYHFDHAKYGEDSSIFITEGPSAAGSMVSARDPLTQAIFGLKGVPLNVFSRTRAAIYKNEELYNLMMALGIEEGISNLRFNKVIIATDADYDGYHIRNLLMTFFLSYFEEMVLAGHVHILETPLFRVRNTKETVYCYSEKERNAALDRIRGAEVTRFKGLGEISPGEFGQFIGSDMRLVKVNVRSIHSIPETLTFYMGKNTPERRDYIVENLLDEV; translated from the coding sequence ATGTATATCGGCCGGCTCGGGAACGGCAGCGATCCCGAAGACGGCATCTACGTCCTCCTCAAGGAAGTGATCGACAACGCCGTGGACGAGTTCATCATGGGCCACGGCCGGCAGATCGACGTATCCATCGAAGACAACCGCGTCCGCGTACGCGACTTCGGCCGCGGGATTCCCCTGGGCAAGGTCGTGGAGTGCACTTCGATCATCAACACGGGCGCCAAGTACAACGACGAGGTCTTCCAGTTCAGCGTCGGACTGAACGGCGTGGGCGCCAAGGCGGTCAACGCCCTTTCCGTCGATTTCCGCGTCGTGGCCTACCGGGACGGACGCTACGCGGAGGCGGTGTACGAGCGGGGGCAGTTGCTCGGCCAGAACGAAGGCGCCGCGGACGAGCCGGACGGCACCTATGTCGAATTCCTGCCCGATGAGGAGATCTTCGGGGAATACGCCTTCCAGCCGGACTACGTCGAACGCCGCATGTGGAACTACGCCTGCCTGAACAGCGGCCTCCGCCTGGTCTTCAACAAGAAGCGCTTCGTCTCCAAGTACGGCCTGCTGGACTTCCTGAAGGCCGAGGTGGGCGAGAACGTCCTCTACGAGCCTTCGTACCATAAGAGCCAGTACATCGAGTTCTCCTTCACGCACACCACCAACTACGGCGAGACGCTCTTCTCCTTCGTGAACGGCCAGTACACCGCGGACGGCGGGTCCCACCAGAGCGCGTTCCGCGAGGGCATCCTCAAGGGCGTCAACGAGTACTTCAAGAAGAACTACGGCGGGGTGGACGTCCGCGAGTCCATCGCGGGCGCCATCGCCATCAAGCTGAAGGAACCCATTTTCGAATCCCAGACCAAGAACAAGCTGGGCAATACCGATATCCGGGGCTGGCTCGTCTCGGAGATCCGCAGCGCCGTGGTGGACTTCCTGCACAAGAACCAGGAGTCCGCCCAAAAGATTCAGGAGAAGATCACCCAGAACGAACGCCTGCGGAAGGAATTGAACGCGGTCAAGAAGGAAGCCCGCGAGGCGGCCCGGCGCATCGCCATCAAGATCCCCAATTTCAAGGACTGCAAGTACCACTTCGATCACGCGAAGTACGGGGAGGATTCCTCGATCTTCATCACCGAGGGGCCTTCGGCCGCCGGTTCGATGGTCTCGGCGCGGGACCCGCTGACCCAGGCGATCTTCGGACTCAAGGGCGTGCCCCTGAACGTCTTCTCCCGCACGCGGGCGGCCATCTACAAGAACGAGGAACTCTACAATCTCATGATGGCCCTCGGCATCGAGGAAGGGATATCGAACCTGCGGTTCAACAAGGTGATCATCGCGACCGACGCCGATTACGACGGCTACCACATCCGCAATCTCCTGATGACCTTCTTCCTGAGCTACTTCGAGGAGATGGTGCTCGCGGGCCACGTCCACATCCTCGAAACGCCGCTCTTCCGGGTGCGCAACACGAAGGAAACCGTCTACTGCTACAGCGAAAAGGAGCGGAACGCGGCCCTGGACCGGATTCGCGGGGCGGAAGTGACCCGGTTCAAGGGGCTGGGCGAGATCTCGCCCGGCGAATTCGGCCAGTTCATCGGTTCCGACATGCGGCTCGTGAAGGTCAACGTCCGTTCCATCCACAGCATACCGGAAACCCTCACCTTCTACATGGGCAAGAACACGCCCGAGCGCAGGGACTACATCGTGGAGAACCTGCTGGACGAAGTATAG
- a CDS encoding DNA topoisomerase IV subunit A, with protein sequence MAYADTLFEDYYLKYASYFIKDRAIPEIDDGLKPVQRRILHTLFEMDDGKFHKVANVVGQTMRYHPHGDQSIFGSLVNLANKDMFIEKQGNFGSTLTGDPASAARYIECRLTPLAKEVLHDPEITEYVDSYDGRNREPVAFPAKIPVLLAMGAEGIASSMATRILPHNLIELMEAQIACLRDEPFEVQPDFPTWGLVDVSEYNDGNGKVMIRAQLDVKDPKRIVIRQLPFGSTTESLIASIEAAAKKNKLKIAGISDFTADEVEIEIRLARGVHSEETVDALYAFTDCESSISTNVLVIRTGHPCILPVSDVLRHNTQRLLEVLEAELKIERKQLHAKLRAKTLEQLFIKERIYKRIEEVREQGKIHEAIRAGFEPFESKVKELTSEDIDTLLKVPIRRISLYDINRANEEMKAIRNRLREIRDHLGHLSAYAITLLEGLIGRYREAFPRRTTITAFKRVDAREAAQRNLALKYDRSTGYLGYGLGSGDTLFDVSPYDRVLVIRKTGAYALHDEIERLFVDKGMLYCGFVDPDLVFTMIYRDRKGHPYVKRCKLDKFILNRGYELVPEDCRILQLTTDTDVTANITYKPTPRMRVFEEAFDLSLFPVRGNRARGIRLAPKALKGVRLARKPEQAEPTASPAEPGQGED encoded by the coding sequence ATGGCCTACGCCGATACCCTCTTCGAAGACTACTACCTGAAGTACGCCTCCTATTTCATCAAGGACCGGGCGATTCCGGAGATCGACGACGGACTCAAGCCCGTGCAGCGCCGCATTCTGCATACCCTCTTCGAGATGGACGACGGGAAGTTCCACAAGGTCGCCAACGTGGTGGGCCAGACCATGAGGTACCATCCCCACGGGGACCAGTCCATCTTCGGCTCGCTGGTCAATCTCGCGAACAAGGACATGTTCATCGAGAAGCAGGGGAATTTCGGCTCGACCCTCACCGGCGACCCCGCCTCGGCGGCCCGGTACATCGAATGCCGCCTGACGCCGCTGGCCAAAGAGGTGCTGCACGATCCGGAGATCACCGAGTACGTGGATTCCTACGACGGCCGCAACAGGGAACCCGTGGCCTTTCCAGCGAAGATTCCCGTCCTCCTTGCCATGGGCGCCGAAGGCATCGCCTCGAGCATGGCGACCCGGATCCTGCCGCACAACCTCATCGAGCTCATGGAGGCCCAGATCGCCTGCCTCCGCGACGAGCCCTTCGAGGTCCAGCCCGATTTTCCGACGTGGGGCCTGGTAGACGTCTCGGAATACAATGACGGCAATGGCAAGGTGATGATCCGCGCCCAGCTGGACGTGAAGGATCCCAAGCGCATCGTCATACGCCAGCTGCCCTTCGGTTCGACCACCGAAAGCCTGATCGCGTCCATCGAGGCGGCGGCGAAGAAGAACAAGCTGAAGATCGCCGGCATCTCCGACTTCACGGCGGACGAGGTGGAAATCGAGATCCGCCTGGCCCGGGGCGTCCATTCCGAGGAAACCGTTGACGCCCTCTATGCCTTCACCGACTGCGAGTCCTCCATCTCCACGAACGTGCTGGTCATCCGGACGGGCCACCCGTGCATACTGCCCGTTTCCGACGTGCTCAGGCACAACACGCAGCGGCTCCTGGAGGTCCTCGAAGCCGAACTGAAGATCGAACGGAAACAGCTGCACGCGAAGCTGCGCGCGAAAACGCTGGAGCAGCTATTCATCAAGGAACGGATATACAAGCGCATCGAGGAAGTCCGGGAGCAGGGAAAAATCCACGAAGCGATCCGGGCAGGGTTCGAACCCTTCGAATCCAAGGTGAAGGAACTGACGTCCGAGGATATCGATACGCTGCTCAAGGTGCCGATCCGGCGGATCTCCCTGTACGACATCAACCGCGCCAACGAGGAGATGAAGGCCATCCGGAATCGCCTGCGGGAGATCAGGGATCACCTGGGCCATCTTTCGGCCTACGCGATCACGCTCCTGGAAGGGCTCATCGGGCGGTACCGCGAGGCCTTTCCCCGCAGGACGACCATCACCGCTTTCAAGCGGGTCGACGCCCGGGAGGCGGCACAGCGGAACCTGGCGCTCAAGTACGACCGGAGCACCGGTTACCTGGGGTATGGACTGGGCAGCGGCGACACCCTCTTCGACGTATCGCCCTATGACCGGGTCCTCGTGATCCGCAAGACCGGCGCCTACGCGCTCCACGACGAGATCGAACGGCTCTTCGTGGACAAGGGCATGCTGTACTGCGGGTTCGTCGATCCCGACCTGGTGTTCACCATGATCTACCGGGACCGGAAGGGCCATCCCTACGTCAAGCGCTGCAAGCTGGACAAGTTTATTCTGAATCGGGGATACGAGCTCGTGCCCGAGGATTGCCGTATCCTTCAACTGACCACGGATACCGACGTCACGGCGAATATCACCTACAAGCCCACGCCGCGGATGCGGGTCTTCGAGGAAGCCTTCGATCTTTCGCTCTTTCCCGTTCGGGGGAACCGGGCCAGGGGGATCCGCCTGGCTCCTAAGGCGCTCAAGGGCGTGAGGCTGGCCAGGAAGCCGGAGCAGGCGGAACCCACGGCTTCCCCGGCCGAACCCGGACAAGGCGAGGACTGA